One segment of Olsenella uli DSM 7084 DNA contains the following:
- a CDS encoding HAD hydrolase family protein — MSSSGKATVFFDVDGTLGWTDPSKRDAMPEWERGLSPTPSDRVAEAIRALVARGNHAFLCTGRSPEGIHPDLAALPFSGMVALAGAYVTLGAEVLRDCPIPPDLLDRIDEVLVAGGYGVLIESAHGAVEARGGALGKRLGTPETMAEAVRQISDGCAYKLVIRTTAADGLVSDPEIGPLLVASRLEMGNSEVGLACNTKKAGIEAVTERLGDDVGTTYGFGDSENDLTLFSEVDVSIAMGNAIPKVKAVADYVTDSVSCDGVATGLEHFHLA, encoded by the coding sequence ATGTCATCATCAGGAAAGGCGACGGTGTTCTTCGATGTCGACGGGACGCTTGGCTGGACGGATCCCAGCAAGCGGGATGCGATGCCAGAGTGGGAGAGGGGACTCTCGCCGACGCCGAGCGATCGGGTCGCCGAAGCTATCAGGGCCCTCGTCGCCCGTGGCAACCATGCCTTCTTGTGTACCGGAAGGTCCCCCGAGGGCATTCACCCTGACCTCGCTGCCCTGCCGTTCAGCGGGATGGTTGCGCTCGCGGGGGCCTACGTCACCCTTGGCGCCGAGGTCCTGAGGGATTGCCCCATCCCCCCCGACCTTCTCGACCGCATCGACGAGGTGCTGGTGGCGGGCGGCTACGGCGTGCTGATCGAGTCTGCGCACGGTGCGGTTGAGGCACGCGGCGGGGCCTTGGGCAAGCGCCTCGGGACCCCGGAGACGATGGCGGAGGCGGTCCGGCAGATTTCGGATGGGTGCGCCTACAAGCTGGTGATACGGACCACCGCGGCAGACGGCCTGGTTTCTGACCCCGAGATCGGCCCGCTGCTGGTCGCGAGCCGGCTGGAGATGGGCAACTCGGAGGTCGGGCTTGCCTGCAACACAAAAAAGGCCGGCATAGAGGCCGTGACGGAGCGCCTTGGCGACGACGTTGGCACGACGTATGGCTTCGGGGACTCCGAGAACGACCTCACGCTGTTCTCCGAGGTCGATGTAAGCATAGCGATGGGGAATGCGATTCCCAAGGTGAAGGCTGTTGCGGACTATGTCACGGACTCGGTCTCCTGTGACGGCGTCGCCACTGGCCTCGAGCACTTCCATCTCGCCTGA
- the map gene encoding type I methionyl aminopeptidase — protein MSYDGMTNPGRNDACWCGSGRKYKKCHGAFDERLELLASRGEEVLPRALYKSAADIEGIKASAEVNRGILDYVGEHIQAGVSTMDIDGWVNDYLAAHDAVSADLNFEGYPFSVCTSINDVVCHGFPNEKDVLCDGDIINVDMSTIKGGYFSDSSRMYHIGDVDPEWRRLVDVCRESVQAGLAAVRPWGHMGDVGAAVNRVASDAGFSVVHEYGGHGIGREFHEEPFVSFVSEAGTGPILVPGLCFTIEPMVNMGGPEIMTDRENGWIVRTADGTPSAQWEVQLVVTDDGYELLSW, from the coding sequence GTGAGCTACGACGGCATGACTAATCCCGGGCGCAACGACGCGTGCTGGTGTGGCAGCGGCAGGAAGTACAAGAAGTGCCACGGGGCGTTCGACGAGCGCCTCGAGCTGCTTGCGAGCAGGGGCGAGGAGGTCCTGCCGCGAGCGCTGTACAAGAGCGCGGCCGACATCGAGGGCATCAAGGCCTCCGCCGAGGTCAACAGGGGGATTCTCGACTACGTGGGCGAGCACATCCAGGCCGGCGTCTCGACCATGGACATCGACGGCTGGGTCAACGACTACCTGGCCGCACACGATGCCGTCTCGGCTGACCTTAACTTCGAGGGCTACCCCTTCAGCGTATGCACCTCGATCAACGACGTGGTCTGTCACGGCTTTCCCAACGAGAAGGACGTGCTGTGCGACGGTGACATCATCAACGTGGACATGTCCACCATCAAGGGCGGCTACTTCAGCGACTCGAGTCGCATGTACCACATCGGCGACGTTGACCCTGAGTGGCGCCGGCTGGTGGACGTGTGCCGCGAGTCCGTGCAGGCGGGCCTTGCGGCCGTGCGACCCTGGGGCCACATGGGCGACGTGGGCGCGGCCGTGAACCGCGTCGCCAGCGACGCGGGATTCTCGGTCGTGCACGAGTACGGAGGCCATGGCATCGGCAGGGAGTTCCACGAGGAGCCCTTCGTAAGCTTTGTCTCCGAGGCGGGAACGGGTCCCATCCTGGTGCCGGGGCTCTGCTTCACCATCGAGCCCATGGTCAACATGGGCGGGCCTGAGATCATGACAGATCGAGAGAACGGTTGGATCGTCCGTACGGCCGACGGGACGCCCTCCGCCCAATGGGAGGTCCAGCTCGTGGTCACCGATGACGGCTACGAGCTGCTCAGCTGGTAG
- a CDS encoding DeoR/GlpR family DNA-binding transcription regulator, with amino-acid sequence MSKRDGAILEILTAEQRIEVTALADRLGVSSVTMRKDLDALQGKGLVQREHGFALLVNPNDVAGRLARHYEEKRRIARKAAVLVPDGSTVMIESGSCCALLARELADVKAGVTIVTNSAFIAGYIRDSARVETVLLGGVAQRDSQVMVGPLVRMCAREFLVNRLFVGVDGWADGIGFTNGDQMRAEAVRAMAESAEEVVVLTESDKFGCHGLSPLRLDGKSLRLVTDAGIPEDYRSRLAGLGVAIDLA; translated from the coding sequence ATGTCAAAGCGTGATGGAGCAATACTCGAGATACTGACCGCAGAGCAACGAATCGAGGTGACAGCGCTGGCCGACAGGCTGGGCGTCTCCAGCGTCACGATGCGAAAGGACCTCGACGCGCTTCAGGGCAAGGGTCTCGTCCAGCGCGAGCATGGCTTTGCCCTACTCGTCAACCCCAACGACGTGGCAGGGCGCCTGGCACGTCATTACGAGGAGAAGCGTCGGATCGCTCGCAAGGCAGCCGTCCTCGTGCCTGACGGGTCCACGGTAATGATCGAGAGCGGCAGCTGCTGTGCCCTTCTCGCACGGGAGTTGGCCGACGTCAAAGCGGGCGTCACCATCGTCACCAACAGCGCCTTCATTGCCGGCTACATCCGCGACAGCGCCCGTGTCGAGACGGTCCTTCTGGGCGGCGTGGCACAGCGTGACTCGCAGGTGATGGTTGGCCCCCTGGTACGCATGTGTGCCCGCGAGTTCCTGGTAAACCGCCTCTTCGTCGGGGTGGATGGCTGGGCCGATGGCATCGGCTTCACGAATGGCGACCAGATGCGCGCGGAGGCCGTGCGCGCCATGGCAGAGTCCGCCGAGGAGGTCGTCGTCCTCACGGAGTCCGACAAGTTCGGGTGCCATGGCCTGTCGCCCTTGCGCCTTGATGGCAAGTCCCTGCGCCTCGTCACGGACGCGGGCATCCCCGAGGACTACCGCAGTCGCCTCGCCGGGCTGGGGGTCGCCATCGATTTGGCGTAG
- a CDS encoding alpha-glucoside-specific PTS transporter subunit IIBC, whose translation MMQKIQKFGGAMFTPVLLFAFAGIVVGLGTLFTTEVIMGPIAAEGTLWYNVWNVVLSGGWTVFNQLPLLFAIALPIGLARKQSGRCCMEVLVSYLTFNYFVNAILSAWGPQLGVDFTAEVGNASGLAMIGGIKTLDMGMVGALLISGVVIALHNRFFDTELPEWLGVFSGSTFVYMVAFFVMIPCAIAAVLVWPKVQVGMHVFQGLIMSAGTLGVTIFVFLERLLIPFGLHHLLYAPFYYDNVAVNGGIYAAWARALPDLAASTESLKSLAPWGAITATGWSKVFGVPGIAAAFYATARKENRKKLLALLVPITITAVLCGVTEPIEFTFLFVAPPLFVVHAALAALLSTCMNLVGVVGVFSGGLIEMSSFNFIPLGASHGLTYLMIIPVGLAFTAIYFFVFRFLILKFNFMTPGREEDEEIKFGSKKEFRKAHGMAQSVSSEDPDDRPAIDEGDPKAVLAANILDLLGGADNIVDVTNCVTRLRVNVKDETKVADDKDFKSIGTMGVSKNGKAMQVIIGLTVTQVRERFDKLLGNE comes from the coding sequence ATGATGCAGAAGATCCAGAAGTTTGGCGGTGCGATGTTCACCCCAGTCCTGCTGTTCGCCTTCGCGGGCATCGTTGTGGGGCTGGGAACCCTGTTCACCACAGAGGTGATCATGGGTCCGATCGCTGCAGAGGGAACCCTTTGGTACAACGTGTGGAATGTGGTGCTCTCGGGTGGCTGGACCGTGTTCAACCAGCTTCCTCTCCTGTTCGCGATTGCCCTGCCCATTGGTCTCGCGCGCAAGCAGAGCGGTCGCTGCTGCATGGAGGTGCTCGTCTCGTACCTCACCTTCAACTACTTCGTGAACGCCATTCTGAGCGCATGGGGCCCGCAGCTGGGCGTTGACTTCACCGCGGAGGTCGGCAACGCGTCTGGCCTGGCCATGATCGGTGGCATCAAGACCCTCGACATGGGCATGGTCGGCGCCCTCCTCATCTCTGGCGTCGTCATCGCCCTGCACAATAGGTTCTTCGATACGGAGCTTCCCGAATGGCTCGGCGTGTTCTCCGGTTCCACGTTCGTCTATATGGTCGCGTTCTTCGTGATGATCCCCTGTGCGATCGCCGCCGTCCTCGTCTGGCCTAAGGTCCAGGTCGGCATGCATGTGTTCCAGGGCCTCATCATGAGTGCGGGGACGCTTGGCGTCACGATCTTCGTCTTCCTCGAGCGCCTGCTCATCCCGTTCGGCCTCCATCACCTGCTGTACGCGCCGTTCTACTACGATAACGTCGCCGTCAACGGCGGCATCTACGCGGCCTGGGCAAGGGCCCTCCCCGATCTTGCCGCCTCGACAGAGTCCCTCAAGTCCCTCGCGCCCTGGGGCGCCATCACGGCCACTGGCTGGTCGAAGGTCTTCGGCGTCCCCGGCATAGCGGCGGCCTTCTACGCGACCGCACGGAAGGAAAACCGCAAGAAGCTCCTTGCGCTGCTGGTCCCCATCACCATCACCGCCGTCCTCTGCGGCGTGACCGAGCCCATCGAGTTCACCTTCCTCTTTGTCGCACCTCCCCTGTTCGTCGTCCATGCCGCGCTGGCGGCCCTGCTCTCGACGTGCATGAACCTTGTGGGAGTAGTTGGCGTCTTCTCGGGTGGCCTGATCGAGATGTCATCGTTCAACTTCATCCCGTTGGGCGCGTCGCATGGCCTGACCTACCTCATGATCATCCCCGTGGGCCTCGCGTTCACCGCAATCTACTTCTTCGTGTTCCGCTTCCTCATCCTCAAGTTCAACTTCATGACCCCCGGTCGCGAGGAGGACGAGGAGATCAAGTTCGGCTCGAAGAAGGAGTTCCGCAAGGCGCACGGCATGGCGCAGTCTGTCAGCTCGGAGGACCCGGACGACCGTCCGGCGATTGACGAGGGCGACCCGAAGGCGGTCCTGGCCGCCAACATCCTCGACCTGCTCGGTGGGGCTGACAACATCGTGGACGTCACCAACTGCGTGACGCGCCTTCGCGTCAATGTCAAGGATGAGACGAAGGTGGCGGATGACAAGGACTTCAAGTCCATCGGCACCATGGGAGTCTCCAAGAACGGCAAGGCGATGCAGGTCATCATCGGCCTTACCGTGACGCAGGTTCGCGAACGGTTCGATAAGCTCCTGGGGAACGAGTAG
- a CDS encoding UTRA domain-containing protein → MTKALFEAIYLDLEKKIKNGEFPYQSFIPSENDLVAAYSCSRNTVRRALSILADEGLVQPIHGKGVRVIWRSTDRDIIGSLEGLYSFEEYAERNGMAPHTVVREFEQLVCGSGLSRYTGFAKGSKLYRVVRTRSLDGFTCQVDINYFLRESIPDLTPEIAQSSVYSYIEERLNTKILTSKRQITVELANEDDFAYLNLSPYNCVAIIESQTFSSEGLMFEFTQVRHHPDAFRYCAVSRR, encoded by the coding sequence ATGACAAAGGCACTTTTCGAGGCAATCTACCTGGACCTGGAGAAAAAGATCAAGAACGGGGAATTCCCGTACCAGTCCTTCATACCCTCCGAGAACGATTTGGTGGCTGCCTACTCCTGCTCTAGGAACACTGTCAGGCGCGCCCTGTCCATCCTGGCAGACGAAGGCCTCGTACAGCCCATCCACGGGAAGGGCGTTCGCGTGATCTGGCGCTCGACCGACCGGGACATCATCGGATCTCTGGAAGGCCTCTACTCGTTCGAGGAGTATGCGGAGCGCAACGGCATGGCCCCGCATACCGTAGTGCGGGAGTTCGAGCAGCTCGTATGCGGCTCGGGGCTTTCCAGGTACACGGGCTTTGCAAAGGGGTCCAAGCTCTACCGCGTGGTGAGGACCCGAAGCCTTGATGGCTTCACCTGTCAGGTGGACATCAACTACTTCCTCCGCGAGAGCATCCCCGACCTCACGCCAGAGATTGCGCAGAGCTCCGTCTACAGCTACATCGAAGAGAGGCTCAACACCAAGATCCTCACCAGCAAGCGTCAGATAACGGTCGAACTTGCAAACGAGGATGACTTTGCGTATCTGAACCTCTCCCCCTACAACTGCGTGGCCATCATCGAGAGCCAGACCTTCAGCTCCGAGGGGCTGATGTTCGAGTTCACCCAGGTGCGTCACCACCCAGACGCATTTCGATACTGCGCCGTCTCGAGGCGTTAG
- a CDS encoding flotillin family protein, producing the protein MDIIRYALIAAVVIVVLVIIASGYVKAPPDQAYIISGGGKRPRYLIGKSGIRIPFLQRVDRLSLRMLSVDVKTTKTIPTLDYINIMVDSVAVVKISNTDEGLAKAAENFLNRDSDYINAMVVNVLEGNLREIIGGMRLTEIMNDRKTFAAKVQENAMTDMQRMGLDIVSFNIQNIDDDGIGVIENLGIANTVAIQQNAQISKANAEKEIAVAQAEANKIANDARIASETAIAEQNNALALKQASLKTEADTAAAKADAAKGIEAQRQQKAINTEQVNAEIARADREAELKSKEVSVREQELDATVRKQADADRYAVEQRAQADLAQRQRQAEAELYTAQKKAEQIKAQAVADAEAIRVRGQGEADAVRARGEAEAEAAKVKGLAEAEAAKAKGLAEAEAMDKKAEALRKYGQAALAQQIIGVLPDIIAAASKPIEGIDAINIYSTVGGADGEGSPAAGVTSMAPQSIKAAFDMVKSVTGVDLADVMRADTYDAKVNRNVSIDGAALGKVADALDRHGERPATSPDASGDVRDTTPTTRQVQGVRPADARIEKDD; encoded by the coding sequence ATGGACATCATTCGCTACGCCCTCATCGCGGCGGTGGTGATCGTCGTGCTTGTCATCATCGCCTCGGGTTACGTCAAGGCACCACCTGACCAGGCCTACATCATCTCCGGCGGTGGCAAGCGCCCACGCTACCTCATCGGCAAGTCGGGCATCCGCATCCCCTTCCTGCAGCGCGTGGACCGCCTCTCGCTCAGGATGCTCTCCGTCGACGTCAAGACCACCAAGACCATCCCCACGCTGGACTACATCAACATCATGGTCGACTCCGTGGCCGTGGTGAAGATCTCCAACACCGACGAGGGCCTGGCAAAGGCGGCCGAGAACTTCCTCAACCGCGACTCCGACTACATCAACGCGATGGTGGTCAACGTCCTTGAGGGCAACCTGCGCGAGATCATCGGCGGCATGCGCCTGACCGAGATCATGAACGACCGCAAGACCTTCGCCGCCAAGGTGCAGGAAAACGCGATGACCGACATGCAGCGCATGGGCCTGGACATCGTCTCGTTCAACATACAGAACATCGATGACGACGGCATCGGCGTCATCGAGAACCTGGGCATCGCCAACACGGTCGCCATCCAGCAGAACGCCCAGATCTCCAAGGCCAACGCCGAGAAGGAGATCGCCGTCGCGCAGGCGGAGGCCAACAAGATCGCCAACGACGCCCGCATCGCATCAGAGACCGCCATCGCCGAGCAGAACAACGCCCTCGCCCTGAAGCAAGCCTCGCTCAAGACCGAGGCTGACACCGCAGCCGCCAAGGCGGACGCCGCCAAGGGCATCGAGGCCCAGAGGCAGCAGAAGGCCATCAACACCGAGCAGGTCAACGCCGAGATCGCCAGGGCGGATCGCGAGGCCGAGCTCAAGTCGAAGGAGGTCTCCGTCAGGGAGCAGGAGCTTGACGCCACGGTCAGGAAGCAGGCGGATGCCGACCGCTATGCCGTCGAGCAGCGTGCCCAGGCAGACCTTGCCCAGCGCCAGCGCCAGGCGGAGGCCGAGCTCTATACCGCCCAGAAGAAGGCGGAGCAGATCAAGGCGCAGGCTGTGGCGGATGCAGAGGCAATCCGCGTACGTGGCCAGGGCGAGGCGGATGCGGTGCGTGCCAGGGGCGAGGCAGAGGCGGAGGCGGCGAAGGTCAAGGGCCTGGCCGAGGCTGAGGCGGCGAAGGCCAAGGGCCTGGCCGAGGCCGAGGCCATGGACAAGAAGGCCGAGGCCCTGCGCAAGTACGGCCAGGCGGCCCTGGCTCAGCAGATCATCGGCGTCCTGCCCGACATCATCGCCGCGGCGTCGAAGCCCATCGAGGGGATCGACGCCATCAACATCTACTCGACCGTAGGCGGCGCGGACGGCGAGGGCTCGCCGGCGGCAGGCGTGACCTCCATGGCACCCCAGTCCATCAAGGCGGCGTTCGACATGGTCAAGAGCGTGACCGGCGTCGACCTGGCCGACGTCATGCGCGCCGACACCTACGACGCCAAGGTCAACCGCAACGTAAGCATCGACGGCGCCGCCCTGGGCAAGGTCGCGGACGCCCTGGACCGGCACGGCGAGCGGCCCGCAACGTCGCCAGACGCGTCAGGCGACGTACGGGATACGACGCCGACGACGCGGCAGGTGCAGGGGGTCCGCCCTGCGGACGCTCGGATCGAGAAGGACGACTGA